In a genomic window of Balaenoptera ricei isolate mBalRic1 chromosome 3, mBalRic1.hap2, whole genome shotgun sequence:
- the LOC132363550 gene encoding microtubule-associated protein RP/EB family member 1-like encodes MAVNVYSTSVTSDNRSRHDMLAWINESLQLNLTKIEQLCSGAAYCQFMDMLFPGSIALKEVKFQAKLEHEYIQNFKILQAGFKRMGVDKIIPVDKLVKGKFQDNFEFVQWFKKFFDANYDGKDYDPVAARQGQETAVAPCLVAPALNKPKKSLSSSSAAPQRPIATHRTTATPKAGPGVMPKNPGVGNGDDEAAELMQQVNVLKLTIEDLEKEREFYFGKLRNIELICQENEGENNPVLQRIVDILYATDEGFVIPDEGGPQEEQEEYQQPGPAEHHPNSSLQIMCLTVKYSLLLFLEDSLVSFHKQKAPLLKVHFAEVSLLFQ; translated from the coding sequence ATGGCAGTGAATGTGTACTCAACGTCGGTCACCAGTGATAACCGCAGTCGACATGACATGCTGGCCTGGATCAATGAGTCTCTGCAGTTGAATCTGACAAAGATTGAACAGCTGTGCTCAGGGGCTGCCTATTGTCAGTTTATGGACATGCTGTTCCCTGGCTCCATTGCCTTGAAGGAAGTGAAATTCCAAGCTAAGCTAGAACATGAATACATCCAGAACTTCAAAATACTACAAGCAGGTTTTAAGAGGATGGGTGTTGACAAAATAATTCCTGTGGACAAATTAGTAAAAGGAAAGTTTCAGGACAATTTTGAATTCGTTCAGTGGTTCAAGAAGTTTTTTGATGCAAACTATGATGGGAAAGACTATGACCCTGTAGCTGCCAGACAAGGTCAAGAAACTGCGGTGGCCCCCTGCCTTGTTGCTCCAGCTCTGAACAAACCGAAGAAATCTCTCAGCTCTAGCAGTGCAGCTCCACAGAGGCCCATTGCAACACACAGAACTACTGCAACCCCTAAGGCTGGCCCGGGCGTGATGCCGAAGAATCCTGGTGTGGGGAACGGGGATGACGAAGCAGCCGAATTGATGCAGCAGGTCAACGTATTGAAACTTACCATCGAAGacttggagaaagagagagagttctACTTTGGAAAGCTAAGGAACATTGAATTGATTTGCCAGGAGAACGAGGGGGAAAACAACCCTGTATTGCAGAGGATTGTGGATATTCTCTATGCCACAGATGAAGGCTTCGTGATACCTGATGAAGGGGGCCCGCAGGAGGAACAAGAAGAGTATCAACAGCCTGGACCAGCCGAGCATCATCCGAATTCTTCACTCCAAATCATGTGCTTAACTGTAAAATATTCCCTTTTATTATTCTTAGAGGACTCACTGGTTTCTTTTCATAAGCAAAAAGCACCTCTTCTTAAAGTGCACTTTGCAGAAGTTTCACTCCTTTTCCAATAA